The sequence ATGTTATTGCTGTGACACAATGGAAAATTGGCCAGGTTTCCTTCATATTATTGCGCTCTTCTCTTCTAGGGCTTCTGCTCTTGGCTTACTGCCATCTTCCGCATCAAGTAAGTCCGCACGCTCTTCATTATGGCGAGAAAAATactgaaatgaaattaaacattCTTTTTGAGATAAATAGCTCACTTGCTTAATTCTTTTTTATCTCTAGGGATGATGAAATAAGGGAGAAGTGTGGCGAGGATGCCGTACATTATTTGTCCTTCCAACGCCACATTATCGGCCTATTGGTCGTGGTGGGTGTGCTATCCGTTGGCATCGTTTTGCCTGTAAACTTCTCAGGAAACCTACTTGGTGAGTTGACTGAGGTTTCTAACCAAAGGATGAACCTgcttggagtgacacaaaatttttcttttcttgcctACAGAAAACAATGCTTATAATTTTGGAAGAACTACGATAGCAAATCTAGATGCAGAGTGAGTGATTCTTAGGCAATAATCGTCGCACCAGTGTGATTTACAGTCTGTGTTGCTTAACAATGCTCTCAACTGTTTATCTTATCTAGTAATGCGCTTTTGTGGCTGCACACCATCTTTGCTTTCCTTTACCTGTTACTGACGGTGTTCAGCATGAGAAGACACACCTCCAAGATGCACTACGCAGAGGATGACCTGGTTGGTTTCACAAAAATTCCCTCCACAAGCATATTGTACTTTCCTTTAAacagcctttttttccccaattcaCTACAGGTCAAACGCACATTATTTGTCAACGGACTCTCCAAATATGCCGAAGAAAGAGAAataaagcaacattttgagTAAGTGCCTTTCAATATTTGTTTCTGTGATTTCATATTAAGTCTCTTATGACATCTCTTAAATCGCTTCTCCTTTCCTGTCTGGTTATGTATCTGTAACTGTGTTGGAGTATATGAGAGACATGCCTTATCCTCTTAAAATTGATCTCGTCCAACATGTACCCAGTATGAGACAATGGTTGAAATGTTCGTAATAGAAGCCAGATGAGCAGAATTATGCAAGTCATGTGTCATTTGCTACTAGAAAGGAGGGCTGCTTGGCTCTATGTTGTCTCCACTCTTGTAATACAATTCCCGCTCTCTCTTTTGTTTAATAGGCAGGCGTATGAAAACTGTGCCGTGCTGGAAGCCCGCATCTGTTACAATGTGGCCAGACTGATGTATCTGAACTCCGAAAGGTAGCAGTTTTACACTGAGAAATCCAAGGGTTGGCTCTTTGTACAAAAAAGTTTGACTGACCTGATAACAATTAGTGATGTCATCAGTATGACAAATTTACTGTTTTGCATGTAGGAAGAAGGCAGAGCGCAGCAAGAAATTCTTCTTGGATCTGCAGGCCAAAGAGCATGTAAACACCATGATAAACCCAAAGCCATGTGGACACCTTTGCTGTTGTATCATCAAAGGTTGTGAGCAGGTCAGAAGAATATTTCCTATTGACATTGACTGCTCTTATCGTACATCCCCGTCAGAGTTGCATTAATAGTGAAAACACTTTCAAACAAATTCTTATGGTTTAATTCTTTTAAATCATAAAACCTGCCATTTGAACAGATGATTGTGAATTTCCATATCCAGTGTATGCTCTTTTCAGAAATCCATTCAAACTAACTAAAAATCTCATTCATATTTGCCTGTTTTTACCCCTCACAGGAAGAGGCTGTCAGTTATTATACTAAGTTGGAGGCTCAATTAAAAGATGGCGCcaggaaggagagagagaaggtCAACAGGAAACCGTTAGGAATGGCATTTGTCACCTTTCAAAACGAATCCATAACTGCTATGTAAGGAGGCCTTTGCgcgcggacacacacacacacacacacacacacacacacacacacgcacacacacacacgcacacacatgcacacgtagtttaacattttatttcgtTTGTCTCAGAATCTTGAAGGACTTCAATGCTTGCAAATGTCAGGGCTGCCACTGTCGCAGAGAGCCCCAGAGCTCGGCATTCAGTGACAAACTCCAAACGCACAACTGGACTGTGAGCTATGCCCCTGATCCACAAAATGTCTACTGGTGAGTGTGAAATAAAGTCACTCCATGAGCAATATTGGCTGCGCAGGCTCTCTGGCTTTTGATCTAACCGCAGCACCACTTTTTATCCCTTAGGGAGCATCTGTCATTAGGAGGTTTCTCGTGGTGGATCCGCTGCTTGATCATAAACTCTGTCCTCTTCCTTCTCCTATTCTTCCTCACCACACCAGCCATCATTATCTCAACCATGGACAAGTTCAATGTTACCAAACCAGTGGAGTATCTGAACGTGAGGCACTTTGTCCAGcgcttttgattgtttttctaaatttgAAATGGGAGCAAGGAGCGCAGAATCCGTTTGCATGTGCCTCGATCATGTGGCAAAGCAGGCTGCCAAATTCCATAACAGGAAGAAATGAATGCTCCGTGCCGAAAATTGCTTCCGAATGTTGAGCTCTGAAACTTAACAACAGATTTGTATTTGTAAAATTGTTCTTTGACGTCCAATATCTATGGCCTTGGAGAATAATCtatgaacatttgaaaaaaattgattggAAAACTGCACACACAGTactgaaacaaacaagtaCCAACAGCTCTAACATTTGACTTCAGATGCTGAATTCAGTCATTGAGTTCTTGTCTCGACATCTCAGTGCGTGTCTGTTTTTTGTTCACAGAATCCAATTATCACTCAGTTTTTCCCCACCCTCCTCTTGTGGTCCTTCTCCGCCTTACTTCCAACCATTGTCTATTACTCTGCCTTTTTTGAAGCCCATTGGACCCGGTAAGGATTTCACTTAAAGCAAGATGTACTGATCTTTTGGTGAATGTCCCGTTTGCTTTGGTTTTCCCAGACTGATGTGTCCATATCTTCCTACAGGTCTGGCGAGAACAGAACTACTATGCATAAATGCTACACTTTCCTAATCTTCATGGTGCTCCTACTGCCCTCCCTTGGTCTAAGCAGGTAGTGTATATTTTTCTCATGGGTGACAAAGATATGTGCAGTACTCCAGGACAGTACTCTATTTTTGTAATATGtattaaattgtcattttattgttgGTATCAGTTTCAATCTttgtcttttctgtttttagtTTGGATGTTTTCTTCCGATGGctttttgacaaaaaattcTTGGCTGATGCTAAAGTGAGATTTGAGTAAGttacatgcatacacacaagaTTGGCTGCACCTATTCAATGTGCACTTACCGTATTATTTCGCACAggaacatatttatttttttatgatccttacaaaaatgcaaataaatattgaGTAGTAAGTGGTGCGTAACGCGACGTATTTTACCTGAGACACTGCTTTTAAGTCATTCATATAA is a genomic window of Syngnathus acus chromosome 15, fSynAcu1.2, whole genome shotgun sequence containing:
- the LOC119134678 gene encoding CSC1-like protein 2 isoform X2 encodes the protein MQRLLLGMAIWGAQACSDSQSCTTTLPPNATSKEYCYSARIRSTVLQGLPFGGVPTVLALDFMCFLGLLVVFSFLRKVAWDYGRLALVTDADSAAAALTTETPERYERLTSISSSVDIDQRDTGFCSWLTAIFRIKDDEIREKCGEDAVHYLSFQRHIIGLLVVVGVLSVGIVLPVNFSGNLLENNAYNFGRTTIANLDADNALLWLHTIFAFLYLLLTVFSMRRHTSKMHYAEDDLVKRTLFVNGLSKYAEEREIKQHFEQAYENCAVLEARICYNVARLMYLNSERKKAERSKKFFLDLQAKEHVNTMINPKPCGHLCCCIIKGCEQEEAVSYYTKLEAQLKDGARKEREKVNRKPLGMAFVTFQNESITAIILKDFNACKCQGCHCRREPQSSAFSDKLQTHNWTVSYAPDPQNVYWEHLSLGGFSWWIRCLIINSVLFLLLFFLTTPAIIISTMDKFNVTKPVEYLNNPIITQFFPTLLLWSFSALLPTIVYYSAFFEAHWTRSGENRTTMHKCYTFLIFMVLLLPSLGLSSLDVFFRWLFDKKFLADAKVRFECVFLPDNGAFFVNYVIASAFIGNAMDLLRIPGLLMYMIRLCLARSAAERRNVKRHQAYEFQFGAAYAWMMCVFTVVMTYSITCPIIVPFGLMYMLLKHLADRYNMYYAYLPSKLDKKIHSGAVNQVVAAPILCLFWLLFFSTMRSGFSAAISMFTFIVLIITIIVCLSHVCFGHFKYLSAHNYKIDTQESDVTENGHTERTTDSNKAAQMYIAEVLQDPNAEEAGSGSGESQDEEIINVENGLNEDFQSGEDSLIDNEVRH
- the LOC119134678 gene encoding CSC1-like protein 2 isoform X1; the encoded protein is MQRLLLGMAIWGAQACSDSQSCTTTLPPNATSKEYCYSARIRSTVLQGLPFGGVPTVLALDFMCFLGLLVVFSFLRKVAWDYGRLALVTDADRRMDQRYSRLDDREYAAAALTTETPERYERLTSISSSVDIDQRDTGFCSWLTAIFRIKDDEIREKCGEDAVHYLSFQRHIIGLLVVVGVLSVGIVLPVNFSGNLLENNAYNFGRTTIANLDADNALLWLHTIFAFLYLLLTVFSMRRHTSKMHYAEDDLVKRTLFVNGLSKYAEEREIKQHFEQAYENCAVLEARICYNVARLMYLNSERKKAERSKKFFLDLQAKEHVNTMINPKPCGHLCCCIIKGCEQEEAVSYYTKLEAQLKDGARKEREKVNRKPLGMAFVTFQNESITAIILKDFNACKCQGCHCRREPQSSAFSDKLQTHNWTVSYAPDPQNVYWEHLSLGGFSWWIRCLIINSVLFLLLFFLTTPAIIISTMDKFNVTKPVEYLNNPIITQFFPTLLLWSFSALLPTIVYYSAFFEAHWTRSGENRTTMHKCYTFLIFMVLLLPSLGLSSLDVFFRWLFDKKFLADAKVRFECVFLPDNGAFFVNYVIASAFIGNAMDLLRIPGLLMYMIRLCLARSAAERRNVKRHQAYEFQFGAAYAWMMCVFTVVMTYSITCPIIVPFGLMYMLLKHLADRYNMYYAYLPSKLDKKIHSGAVNQVVAAPILCLFWLLFFSTMRSGFSAAISMFTFIVLIITIIVCLSHVCFGHFKYLSAHNYKIDTQESDVTENGHTERTTDSNKAAQMYIAEVLQDPNAEEAGSGSGESQDEEIINVENGLNEDFQSGEDSLIDNEVRH